A stretch of the Chelonoidis abingdonii isolate Lonesome George chromosome 11, CheloAbing_2.0, whole genome shotgun sequence genome encodes the following:
- the LOC116832304 gene encoding uncharacterized protein LOC116832304 — translation MYFAEIQWALLDPAPRPIYRDMVPENYGTLLSRDSGIINPALQQGGPETAQSHGTLPGMRSEGNVYQAPGHAATCQTQARPAGKPWSKMAADSEGLKKLKEGSAALQRVQALPLPHPGGSQTVCTQCGGSFSQSPAQLPPQPPQLRIPAAERFYQCADCGKSFSVSSHLTIHQRIHTGEKPYRCGECGKSFSQSSTLVLHRRTHTGEKPYKCTECGRSFAVSSHLAKHQRTHTGEKPYQCHHCGKRFSQSSTLNLHQRTHTGERPYRCAECGRGFSVSSHLTIHRRIHTGEKPYRCGECGKSFRQRSGLITHQRSHAGGKPYKCTECGKGFSQSSHLMRHLGTHTGEKPYKCGACAKSFTQNSNLLQHQRMHTGEKPYHCPQCGKRFSWSSNLIQHQRLHTGQKPFQCAQCGKRFCESSRLLEHQRIHTGEKPYRCLQCAKSFSRSSHLIRHQRIHTGERPYKCTQCGKSFSQSSALILHHGTHAANPL, via the exons ATGTATTTTGCTGAGATccagtgggctctgctggaccccgctcCAAGGCCCATCTACAGGGACATGGTTCCGGAGAACTACGGGACGCTCCTTTCTCGGG ATAGTGGAATTATtaacccagccctgcagcagggaggcCCCGAGACAGCACAGTCCCATGGGACGTTACCAGGGATGAGATCTGAAGGGAACGTTTACCAGGCCCCAGGCCACGCAGCCACCTGCCAGacccaggccaggccagcaggAAAGCCATGGAGCAAAATGGCTGCCGACAGCGAGGGCCTGAAGAAACTCAAAGAGGGCAGCGCTGCCCTGCAGCGGGTCcaggctctgcctctcccccatccTGGAGGGAGCCAGACCGTGTGCACCCAGTGTGGGGGCAGTTTCAGCCAAAGCCCTGCCCAGCTGCCGCCGCAGCCACCCCAGCTGCGGATCCCGGCAGCAGAGAGATTCTACCAGTGCGCTGACTGCGGGAAGAGCTTCTCGGTCAGCTCGCACCTGACCATCCACCAGCGGATCCACACGGGGGAGAAGCCCTACCGGTGTGGtgagtgcgggaagagcttcagccAAAGCTCCACCCTGGTGCTGCATCGGCGCACCCACACCGGGGAGAAGCCCTACAAGTGCACCGAGTGCGGGCGGAGCTTTGCTGTCAGCTCCCACCTGGCCAagcaccagcgcacccacacGGGAGAGAAGCCCTACCAGTGCCACCACTGCGGGAAGCGGTTCAGCCAGAGCTCCACCCTCAATCTCCACCAGCGGACCCACACTGGGGAGCGGCCATACCGCTGCGCCGAGTGCGGACGGGGCTTCTCTGTCAGCTCCCACCTGACCATCCACCGGCGGATCCACACGGGGGAAAAGCCCTACCGGTGCGGCGAGTGTGGCAAGAGCTTCCGTCAGCGATCAGGGCTAATCACCCACCAGAGAAGCCATGCA ggtg GGAAGCCCTACAAGTGCACGGAGTGTGGCAAgggcttcagccagagctcccacCTGATGCGCCACCTTGGTACCCACACGGGGGAGAAGCCCTACAAGTGTGGGGCCTGCGCCAAGAGCTTCACCCAGAACTCCAacctgctgcagcaccagcgcatGCACACAGGCGAGAAGCCTTACCACTGCCCGCAGTGCGGCAAGCGCTTCTCCTGGAGCTCCAACCTCATCCAGCACCAGCGCCTCCACACCGGCCAGAAGCCCTTCCAGTGCGCCCAGTGCGGCAAGCGCTTCTGTGAGAGCTCCCGCCTGCTGGAGCACCAGCGCATTCATACCGGCGAGAAGCCCTACCGCTGCCTGCAGTGCGCCAAGAGCTTCAGCCGCAGCTCCCACCTCATCCGccaccagcgcatccacaccgGTGAGCGCCCCTACAAGTGCAcccagtgtgggaaaagcttcagccagagctcgGCGCTCATCCTACACCACGGGACCCACGCGGCCAACCCGCTATGA